The sequence AACCCTGATCCGCGCTTGTAAGTGTAGAATATAAGGTAATTGTCCCTAGATCCTTTTTCTTCTCATTGGCTACGTCAAACTCCATTACTTTGGTTTCGTAATTCGGTTTCGTAATCACAATTTGGTAATGCCCCGGCTGTAAATCTACAAATTGGAAATATCCGATTTTGTCGGCCGTTACATCATTGTCATTCCCTTTCAAATCTACTTCTGCCCGTTCTACAGGCTTTCCGTCTGCATCTTTCAGATACGCAAACACAGTGGTCTGCGCAAAATAATATGAAGCTGGAAGCAAAGTAAATAAAGAGACTAATGATAGTTTTTTAATCATGAGTATATTTATTTTTTTAAATACTTTTCTTGTTAATTTTCAACAGTTTAAAAGTTGGGGACGCAAATTTAGTCAAATTTTGTAATTAACAACTTTTTTCACGTTATTTTTTCTTAACATTGCAAACTTTTAAGAATGATTATATAAAAATTACAGCCATTCCACCCTATAAATTTACAAATATTTAAAATGGTATGAATAAAAAAAAAGTAAATTTGCAGATTAACTAATATTAAAACAACTCTAAAAGGATGAAGAAATTTTCGAGTTTATTGGCCATTATTATTTCGATTATGGCCTTTTCACAACAACAGGGAAAACTGAGAAAAGTAGCCACCGTAGGTTTTTTGAATGTAGAAAATCTTTGGGATACGATACGCTCAGCAGATTATATCGACGGAACCAAAGACATAAAAAATCCGGCTTTTCACAGAAGCATTCCTCTTGACTCCATCAAATTCCTGGAAGCAGAAAAATATGACGGTACCTGGAGCGATGAAGCTTTAAAAGGGAAAAAAGCGGTAAGATACCAAAGCGGATCCGACGAATTCACACCAAGCAGCCCTAAAAATTACAATACCAAGATTTACAAAGCAAAACTGGCCAATGAAGCCAAAGTAATTTCTGAAATGGGTGCTCAATACACAAAAACAGCTCCCGCCGTGGTTGGATTAATCGAGGTTGAAAACAGACAGGTGATTGAAGATCTGGTAAAAGAACCTGCCTTAAAAAAATACGATTACGGAATCATTCATTACAATTCTTATGATTACAGGGGAATTGATGTTGCTTTAATTTATCAGAAAAGAAGATTTACACCCACCAATTCATTGAAAAAAGAACTGAAAGTTTTCGGTGACGATGGGAAAAGAGAATATACAAGGGATATTTTAGTAGTAACCGGATTTTTGGATAACGAAAAAGTAGCATTTTTCATGAATCACTGGCCTTCTAGAAGAGGAGGTGAAGCCATCTCGTTACCGAAAAGAAATGCAGCGGCAGCTTTACTGAAACAGCAAATGGACAGCATAAGAGCAGCAGATCCTTCAACAAAATTGTTTGCCATGGGCGATTTTAATGATGATCCTGTAAGTTCAAGTTTAAAAAATTATCTGAAAGCTCAGCCAAGCCCGAAAGATTTAAGCGATAATACACCTTACCTTAATCTTATGTATCCTTTATACAAAAAAGGGGTGGCTTCATTAGCTT is a genomic window of Chryseobacterium wanjuense containing:
- a CDS encoding endonuclease/exonuclease/phosphatase family protein, which produces MKKFSSLLAIIISIMAFSQQQGKLRKVATVGFLNVENLWDTIRSADYIDGTKDIKNPAFHRSIPLDSIKFLEAEKYDGTWSDEALKGKKAVRYQSGSDEFTPSSPKNYNTKIYKAKLANEAKVISEMGAQYTKTAPAVVGLIEVENRQVIEDLVKEPALKKYDYGIIHYNSYDYRGIDVALIYQKRRFTPTNSLKKELKVFGDDGKREYTRDILVVTGFLDNEKVAFFMNHWPSRRGGEAISLPKRNAAAALLKQQMDSIRAADPSTKLFAMGDFNDDPVSSSLKNYLKAQPSPKDLSDNTPYLNLMYPLYKKGVASLAYQDAPNLFDQIIVSKNLVSDQVTKEYSVYKAEIFAPPYLVNKEGNYKGYPFRSWNGDQFTGGYSDHFPAFVVLQKEP